In a single window of the Labrus mixtus chromosome 20, fLabMix1.1, whole genome shotgun sequence genome:
- the cbx6b gene encoding chromobox protein homolog 6, producing the protein MVAFIGAVICIIAAVHTGSSRAAAAQQQPATDNHSLYTDAAAQTPAAGGSVARVGSLGALHGSETPDSEAPTFNIGLGGLDGVTGLTGHDPKVSRLICTPIPAGECNLKNFQQQADDPGLYAGEDWGYLRTKAEELRKTVLQQKDQILTDQRTIRELTGKLSECEKGLDGGSSSSSADRRGSAAGLLGEKSTPEETHLERIMVRDSPVSTPDSAHLLTVRAVDELEQAITQLKDRIEKLETDSSTSGVPGEDGTSGGPYPGHRGGAGGPWRMDALEGELERKVELLDKERKALRLETEKHRQEIDQGINKLKHRVSGLEEGTSGHSFPQGYRLSFPTRTNYMYAVVKHSVPKLRAFTVCLWLRPAEGGIGTPLSYAVPEQPNELVLLQGLHTAAELLINDKVAQLPLNLSRGSWQHICVSWSQKGGAWQAYQGGKLRGEGHALAAGHHIRPGGVLILGQEQDSLAGGFDSTQALVGELSQVGVWDRVLSSSQVASLARCSKVTQGSVAPWTENGIEVHGGATKDPGEPCSKHTRSSHQ; encoded by the exons ATGGTGGCCTTCATCGGAGCGGTTATCTGCATCATCGCAGCCGTCCACACCGGATCCTCCAGGGCTGCGGCGGCTCAACAGCAACCAGCAACCGACAACCACTCTCTGTATACGGACGCGGCGGCGCAGACCCCCGCTGCGGGGGGCTCTGTGGCCCGGGTCGGATCTCTGGGCGCTCTCCACGGTTCTGAAACACCGGATTCAGAAGCACCGACTTTTAACATCGGGCTCGGCGGGCTGGACGGGGTCACTGGACTCACGGGGCACGACCCAAAAGTGAGTCGACTTATCTGCACGCCGATCCCCGCCGGTGAGTGCAACCTGAAAAACTTTCAGCAACAAGCGGACGACCCTGGGCTTTACGCGGGGGAAGACTGGGGCTACCTTCGCACCAAAGCGGAGGAGCTCCGGAAGACCGTCTTACAACAAAAGGACCAGATATTAACGGACCAGCGGACCATCAGAGAGCTGACAGGGAAACTGTCCGAGTGCGAGAAGGGACTGGACGGcggtagcagcagcagcagcgcggACAGACGCGGGAGCGCAGCGGGGctgttgggggaaaaaagtaCGCCAGAGGAGACCCACCTGGAGCGGATCATGGTTCGGGACAGTCCGGTTTCGACGCCCGACAGTGCCCACCTGCTCACCGTCAGGGCTGTGGATGAGCTGGAGCAGGCTATCACACAGCTCAAGGACCGCATAGAGAAGCTGGAG ACGGACAGCAGCACCTCAGGGGTGCCGGGGGAAGACGGGACGTCGGGCGGCCCTTATCCTGGGCACAGAGGTGGAGCTGGCGGACCCTGGAGGATGGACGCCTTGGAGGGGGAGCTGGAGAGGAAGGTGGAGCTGCtggataaagagagaaaagccCTGCGGCTGGAAACAGAGAAGCACAGACAGGAAATTGACCAGGGCATCAATAAACTAAAACATCGTGTCTCAGGGCTGGAGGAAG GTACCTCAGGCCATTCCTTCCCACAGGGATACAGGCTGTCCTTCCCCACCAGGACAAACTACATGTACGCTGTGGTGAAGCACTCCGTCCCCAAGCTCCGGGCCTTCACCGTGTGCCTGTGGCTGCGGCCCGCAGAGGGAGGAATCGGTACGCCTCTGTCCTACGCTGTTCCAGAACAACCCAACGAGCTCGTGCTGCTGCAGGGCCTGCACACGGCCGCTGAGCTGCTCATCAACGACAAG GTGGCGCAGTTGCCTCTGAACCTCTCCAGAGGCAGCTGGCAGCACATCTGTGTGAGCTGGAGCCAGAAGGGAGGAGCCTGGCAGGCGTACCAGGGGGGAAAGCTGAGGGGCGAAGGTCATGCACTGGCTGCTGGACATCACATCAGACCTGGAGGAGTGCTCATACTGGGACAGGAGCAG gATTCTTTGGCCGGAGGTTTTGATTCAACCCAGGCCCTGGTCGGAGAGCTGTCCCAGGTGGGTGTCTGGGATCGCGTCTTGTCCTCCAGCCAGGTGGCTAGCTTGGCTCGCTGCAGCAAAGTGACCCAGGGCAGTGTGGCCCCCTGGACCGAAAATGGGATTGAGGTTCATGGTGGAGCAACGAAAGACCCGGGGGAGCCATGTAGTAA